From Acidobacteriota bacterium, the proteins below share one genomic window:
- a CDS encoding glycyl-radical enzyme activating protein has translation METELTGKVYDIQGFSIQDGPGIRTTVFFKGCPLTCPWCHSPESQSFAPQLSWLAVRCIGIEKCGRCLAACPRGALSPGDTTRNAASGEEIRLVRIDRSSCDACGACTRECYPKALEICGTDYTLEELLARVLRDRPFYENSGGGVTVSGGEPLCQPEFVLRFLEKLKEQGIHTALDTTGHVPAGVVERALAHTDLFLYDLKQMDAQIHRAATGVSNTLILRNARLIAARGGKMQVRIPVIPDFNDSDAAIREIGVFCLSLGAAVEVVQLLPYHNLGVVKYQRIENRGKVLEAVPPSEARMRALVALLEDLGLPTTLH, from the coding sequence ATGGAAACGGAGCTCACGGGGAAGGTCTACGACATCCAGGGCTTTTCGATCCAGGACGGCCCGGGGATCCGCACCACCGTCTTTTTCAAGGGGTGCCCCCTCACCTGCCCCTGGTGCCACAGCCCCGAATCGCAATCGTTCGCCCCGCAGCTCAGCTGGCTGGCCGTGCGCTGCATCGGTATCGAAAAGTGCGGCCGCTGCCTCGCGGCCTGCCCCCGCGGGGCCCTCTCCCCCGGCGACACAACCCGGAACGCGGCGAGCGGGGAGGAGATCCGGCTGGTCCGGATCGACCGTTCCTCGTGCGACGCCTGCGGCGCATGCACCCGCGAGTGCTACCCGAAGGCGCTCGAGATCTGCGGGACGGACTACACCCTGGAAGAGCTCCTTGCGCGCGTCCTCAGGGACCGGCCGTTCTACGAGAATTCGGGCGGCGGCGTCACGGTTTCGGGGGGGGAGCCCCTCTGCCAGCCCGAATTCGTGCTCCGCTTCCTCGAGAAGCTGAAGGAGCAGGGGATCCACACCGCCCTCGACACGACCGGGCACGTGCCCGCGGGCGTCGTGGAGCGAGCGCTCGCCCACACCGACCTGTTTCTGTACGACCTCAAGCAGATGGACGCGCAGATCCACCGGGCGGCGACCGGGGTATCGAATACCCTGATCCTCCGCAACGCCCGGCTGATCGCCGCGCGGGGGGGGAAGATGCAGGTCCGTATCCCCGTCATCCCCGACTTCAACGACTCGGACGCCGCCATCCGGGAGATCGGCGTTTTCTGCCTCTCGCTCGGCGCGGCGGTCGAGGTGGTGCAGCTCCTCCCCTACCACAACCTCGGCGTCGTCAAGTACCAGCGGATCGAAAACCGGGGGAAGGTGCTCGAAGCCGTTCCCCCCTCCGAGGCCCGGATGCGTGCCCTCGTCGCCCTGCTGGAAGACCTGGGCCTCCCCACCACCCTCCACTGA
- a CDS encoding SPASM domain-containing protein, producing the protein MPLEYQVFTKPVGTWCNLDCAYCYAIPHGDSRRMPEEVLEAAIRQQIDCAPGGVIPFAWHGGEPALYGLGRFRRIVALEKRHCPPDREIQNGIQTNGLLLDGEWCRFLADEGFRVGLSLDGPARFHDLYRVAPGGGATHALVMGACERLRRRGVPVEALAVIHSGNAPFPVEVYDFFVDAGFGDLSFLPLVEPVPGGGVSGRSVTAEGWGGFLCAVFDRWLERDIGRVRVQLFEEAARAAFGLGHTLCVLRPECNVPVIDPRGDVYSCDHFVRPDCRLGNILETPLGELIGGERQRRFGRAKTETLPGECRRCPVLDMCGGGCPKDRILPSREGKRNYLCAGYRRFFTHCRPFVDALATLHRA; encoded by the coding sequence ATGCCCTTGGAATACCAGGTATTTACCAAGCCGGTGGGGACCTGGTGCAACCTCGACTGCGCCTATTGCTACGCCATCCCCCACGGGGACTCCCGCCGGATGCCCGAAGAGGTGCTCGAGGCGGCCATCCGGCAGCAGATCGACTGCGCCCCGGGCGGGGTGATCCCCTTTGCCTGGCACGGCGGCGAACCCGCCCTCTACGGCCTCGGCCGCTTCCGCCGGATCGTGGCGCTCGAGAAAAGGCATTGCCCCCCGGACCGGGAGATCCAAAACGGGATCCAGACCAACGGCCTGCTCCTCGACGGGGAGTGGTGCCGCTTCCTGGCCGACGAAGGGTTCCGCGTCGGCCTCAGCCTTGACGGGCCCGCGCGCTTTCACGACCTCTATCGTGTGGCTCCCGGCGGCGGCGCCACCCACGCCCTCGTCATGGGGGCGTGCGAGCGCCTCAGGCGCCGCGGGGTCCCGGTCGAGGCTTTGGCCGTCATCCATTCGGGCAACGCCCCTTTTCCCGTGGAGGTCTACGATTTTTTTGTGGACGCGGGGTTCGGGGACCTCTCCTTTCTGCCCCTGGTGGAGCCGGTTCCCGGAGGGGGGGTGAGCGGCCGCTCGGTCACCGCCGAAGGGTGGGGGGGGTTCCTGTGCGCGGTTTTCGACCGCTGGCTCGAGCGCGACATCGGGCGCGTCCGGGTACAGCTCTTCGAGGAGGCGGCGCGCGCGGCCTTCGGGCTCGGGCACACCCTCTGCGTCCTGCGCCCGGAGTGCAACGTGCCGGTGATCGACCCGCGCGGCGACGTCTACAGCTGCGACCACTTCGTCCGCCCCGACTGCCGGCTGGGGAACATCCTCGAGACGCCGCTCGGGGAGCTGATCGGCGGGGAGCGGCAGCGGCGCTTCGGCCGGGCCAAGACGGAGACGCTGCCCGGGGAATGCCGCCGCTGCCCGGTGCTCGACATGTGCGGCGGCGGCTGCCCGAAGGACCGGATCCTCCCCTCACGCGAGGGAAAGCGGAACTATCTCTGCGCCGGCTACCGGCGCTTTTTCACCCACTGCCGGCCGTTCGTGGACGCTCTCGCCACGCTTCACCGGGCCTGA
- a CDS encoding dienelactone hydrolase family protein, whose amino-acid sequence MEERENSILPDRREFLQHCMTLAGAGVAGCVVLSGTGPEARGGEHSVAPSDPRLETERVRYPAGEGEMEAYLARPKGDRKFPAVIVIHEIFGLNAHIEDVARRMALEGFFVIAPDALTASGGTAANSQDIMSKMRQLDQAETVRNFTAAVRYLKTHPKTTGSVGCTGFCWGGAMTNQVAVHAPDLAAAVPYYGTVPADEDVPRIRAAMLCHYAGNDERINAGIPGFEAALKKAGIDCRIHVYEGAEHGFNNDTGARYHKEAAALAWKRTVDFFKEKL is encoded by the coding sequence ATGGAAGAGAGAGAGAATTCGATTCTGCCGGACCGAAGGGAGTTCCTCCAGCACTGCATGACGCTGGCCGGGGCAGGGGTCGCCGGCTGCGTGGTTCTTTCGGGCACGGGGCCGGAAGCGCGCGGGGGGGAGCATAGCGTGGCCCCCTCCGACCCGCGGCTGGAAACGGAGCGGGTGCGCTACCCCGCGGGGGAGGGGGAAATGGAGGCCTATCTCGCCCGGCCCAAGGGGGACAGGAAGTTCCCCGCCGTCATCGTCATTCACGAGATCTTCGGCCTGAACGCCCACATCGAAGACGTGGCGCGGCGGATGGCCCTGGAGGGCTTTTTCGTGATCGCGCCCGACGCGCTCACCGCCTCGGGGGGAACGGCGGCCAACTCCCAGGACATCATGTCGAAGATGCGGCAGCTGGACCAGGCGGAGACCGTGCGGAATTTCACCGCCGCGGTGCGCTATCTGAAAACCCACCCGAAGACCACCGGGAGCGTGGGCTGCACCGGTTTCTGCTGGGGGGGGGCCATGACCAACCAGGTGGCGGTCCACGCCCCGGACCTCGCGGCCGCCGTCCCCTACTACGGCACCGTCCCCGCCGATGAAGACGTGCCGAGGATCAGGGCCGCCATGCTCTGCCACTATGCCGGCAACGACGAGCGGATCAACGCGGGGATCCCGGGGTTCGAGGCGGCGCTCAAAAAGGCGGGGATCGACTGCCGGATCCACGTCTACGAGGGGGCCGAGCACGGCTTCAACAACGACACCGGGGCCCGCTACCACAAGGAAGCCGCGGCCCTGGCCTGGAAGCGGACGGTCGACTTCTTCAAGGAGAAGCTCTGA